The following coding sequences lie in one Haloarcula marina genomic window:
- a CDS encoding isochorismatase family protein: protein MSEDSSYESYVPDVVPEEDLAQFGGENLDSIGSSIGWGETVAVLVIDMTDAFVTDEYPTGRAATGQPAVEANEKLLETARDIGLPVFYTKGTGSEMYPPDYQGTTKSGSREKSESEQERWDEGNVITQPLAPEDGDVVIEKPRASAFFDTHLANVLHYYHIDTVILTGMTTSGCVRASAVDGHSSNFRMIIPHECTADRSIISHEISLFDIDMKYADVLSLDDVLETLTTEYASDGQAAELSAADD from the coding sequence ATGAGTGAAGACTCATCGTACGAGAGTTACGTTCCGGACGTAGTGCCAGAAGAAGACCTTGCCCAGTTCGGCGGGGAAAATCTAGACTCGATCGGTTCGTCGATCGGATGGGGTGAGACCGTCGCGGTGTTGGTCATCGACATGACTGACGCCTTTGTCACCGACGAATATCCGACCGGTCGTGCCGCGACGGGCCAACCTGCCGTCGAAGCCAACGAGAAGTTGCTGGAGACTGCCCGCGATATCGGCCTGCCAGTCTTCTACACCAAAGGCACCGGATCAGAAATGTATCCCCCCGATTACCAAGGGACGACCAAGTCGGGTTCTAGAGAGAAATCCGAATCCGAGCAGGAGCGATGGGACGAGGGGAACGTTATCACCCAGCCACTCGCTCCCGAGGACGGCGACGTCGTGATCGAAAAACCGCGTGCGAGTGCCTTCTTCGACACCCATCTGGCCAACGTATTGCACTATTATCACATCGACACGGTGATTCTGACCGGGATGACGACCAGTGGGTGTGTCAGGGCCAGTGCTGTCGACGGTCACTCCAGTAACTTCCGGATGATCATCCCCCACGAGTGTACCGCTGACCGCTCGATTATCTCCCACGAGATATCGCTGTTCGATATAGATATGAAATATGCGGACGTGCTCTCGTTAGACGACGTTCTCGAGACGCTCACGACGGAGTACGCCAGCGACGGGCAAGCAGCCGAACTCTCCGCGGCCGACGACTGA
- a CDS encoding alpha/beta fold hydrolase: MSKTTGRFEDVDPDAAIGGYEPKYVDVSHGHLEDIKTRYYDVGSGQPLVLVHGNNWSGSSSANTWTETFEYLADHYRVLAVDRIGCGMTDNPDNPEDFRYESDINHIIGFLDALDLETTHIAGWSRGGGLVTRVAVEIPDRIDSLIICNSQTVGPAAGDDAHIRDVMFKQDELGLEKTDPEYMEYFYYQYSHQKEYITDTRLDICAYLETTEKARETARIMDEEGYLEPWTESLEEHMKETHSRIKDGVLDMPVLYVFGRDDPTVPPVMALATYDMIGQHNGKVRMKTINRCGHMIFMEHPRELASTFVEFLDIYHGEGADEPHEFF, from the coding sequence ATGAGCAAAACTACTGGACGATTCGAAGACGTAGACCCGGACGCAGCGATTGGCGGGTACGAACCGAAGTATGTCGACGTGTCACACGGCCACCTCGAGGACATCAAGACACGATATTACGACGTGGGTAGCGGCCAACCACTGGTGTTGGTCCACGGCAACAACTGGAGCGGGTCCAGCAGCGCGAATACCTGGACAGAGACGTTCGAGTATCTCGCCGACCACTACCGTGTCCTGGCCGTTGACCGCATCGGCTGTGGGATGACCGACAATCCGGACAACCCGGAGGATTTCCGCTACGAGTCTGACATCAACCACATTATCGGATTCCTCGATGCGCTCGACCTGGAGACGACGCATATCGCTGGCTGGTCACGCGGTGGCGGACTCGTCACCCGTGTGGCCGTCGAGATTCCCGATCGCATCGACAGCCTCATCATCTGTAACAGCCAGACGGTCGGCCCTGCTGCGGGTGACGATGCCCACATACGGGACGTGATGTTCAAGCAGGACGAGCTCGGGCTTGAAAAGACCGACCCGGAGTATATGGAGTACTTCTACTATCAGTACTCACATCAGAAGGAGTACATCACCGATACCCGTCTCGACATCTGTGCCTACCTAGAAACCACCGAGAAAGCTCGTGAGACAGCGCGGATCATGGATGAGGAAGGATACCTCGAACCGTGGACCGAGTCACTCGAGGAACATATGAAAGAGACTCATAGCCGAATCAAAGACGGGGTGCTGGATATGCCGGTCCTGTACGTCTTCGGCCGAGACGATCCGACGGTCCCACCGGTGATGGCCCTTGCCACCTACGATATGATCGGCCAGCACAACGGCAAGGTCCGGATGAAGACCATCAACCGGTGCGGGCACATGATTTTCATGGAACACCCGCGCGAACTCGCCAGCACGTTCGTCGAATTCCTCGATATCTATCACGGTGAGGGAGCAGACGAACCGCACGAATTCTTCTAG
- a CDS encoding asparaginase — MSTQEKPHVHIVATGGTIANVTGDYDSPDGFLTADALTKEMPEMSEVAEVTSTGISRLGSSSLTPEVWYETYEEIMIQANSEDPPDGFVVTHGSNTSEETAYFLNLTLKTELPVVVTAAQRGINATGSDGFKNLFDAVRTAASPDAAGRGTMLVTNDEIHHSRDVSKLASKRPDAWQSSNFGKIGLATPGQPITFYRSVDRTTAPDTVFDIVETPVEEFPLTDIHIVYASMGDTGAMVDAIADDAAGIVVAGFLTGGAASPAGPSQSDALERAAENEIPVVMCTRGSYGSIGRERVTDYPGGYGIGGDTLRPQKARILLALGLTETADPEELQEFFEEY; from the coding sequence ATGAGTACACAGGAGAAACCACACGTACATATCGTCGCGACTGGCGGAACCATTGCCAACGTCACCGGCGACTACGACAGTCCCGACGGGTTCCTGACTGCCGACGCGCTCACCAAGGAGATGCCCGAGATGTCGGAAGTTGCCGAGGTGACGTCGACGGGAATCTCTCGACTCGGGAGCTCATCGCTAACCCCCGAAGTCTGGTACGAAACCTACGAGGAAATTATGATCCAGGCGAACAGCGAGGACCCGCCTGACGGTTTCGTGGTCACCCACGGCTCTAACACCTCCGAAGAGACGGCATACTTTCTGAACCTGACACTGAAAACCGAGTTGCCCGTCGTTGTGACGGCTGCACAGCGAGGTATCAACGCGACAGGGTCGGACGGGTTCAAGAACCTGTTCGACGCCGTACGGACCGCCGCCTCGCCAGATGCCGCCGGGCGTGGGACAATGCTCGTCACGAACGACGAGATCCACCACTCCCGTGATGTCTCAAAGCTGGCAAGCAAGCGCCCCGACGCATGGCAGTCGTCGAACTTCGGGAAGATAGGCCTCGCGACCCCTGGCCAGCCGATTACGTTCTACCGATCAGTCGACCGGACGACCGCACCTGATACGGTGTTCGACATCGTCGAGACACCCGTCGAAGAATTCCCGTTGACCGACATCCACATCGTCTACGCCTCGATGGGTGATACGGGTGCGATGGTCGACGCGATCGCCGATGATGCGGCCGGGATCGTCGTCGCAGGGTTTCTCACGGGCGGGGCTGCGAGTCCGGCGGGACCGTCCCAGTCCGACGCGCTCGAACGCGCCGCCGAGAACGAGATTCCCGTCGTAATGTGTACGCGCGGCAGCTACGGCAGTATCGGTCGGGAACGTGTCACCGACTACCCAGGCGGCTACGGTATCGGTGGTGACACACTTCGCCCACAGAAGGCGCGGATTCTCCTCGCGTTAGGGCTGACCGAGACCGCGGACCCCGAAGAACTGCAGGAGTTCTTCGAGGAATACTGA
- a CDS encoding metallophosphoesterase family protein → MRTIGLLFDLHIMSDTHAEGERREYDGVDRAKRACATLNEVGVDWTVVGGDLRTLASHSPHRTDWGGWHGDPDNTYYRKDFRRAKRLLDDELDATYHPIRGNHDRPLSVWEEFFPPETYPQWFHFREDGARYVFLDSNPHQGYHHLTQTQNFVTAPQLSMLERLMDADPAVPTFVFCHAPLAKHTDLDPDWETGYTSAYRFTLNYPSVQHVLERGNTVLVNSGHYSADHGRSVTEVNGVTYAVARHLGGSDPTYAGDVRWLTVDTENCEATVTYYDLDADEEGTLAEVAW, encoded by the coding sequence ATGCGAACGATAGGCCTCCTGTTCGACCTGCACATCATGTCCGACACGCACGCCGAGGGCGAGCGTCGCGAGTACGACGGCGTCGACCGCGCGAAGCGTGCCTGTGCAACGCTCAACGAGGTCGGGGTGGACTGGACCGTCGTCGGCGGCGACCTGCGGACGCTCGCGTCGCACTCCCCGCACCGAACCGACTGGGGCGGGTGGCACGGCGACCCCGACAACACGTACTATCGGAAGGACTTCCGACGCGCGAAGCGACTGCTGGACGACGAACTCGACGCGACGTATCACCCCATTCGGGGGAACCACGACCGACCGCTGTCGGTGTGGGAGGAGTTCTTCCCGCCCGAGACGTATCCGCAGTGGTTCCACTTTCGCGAGGACGGCGCGCGCTACGTCTTCCTCGACTCGAACCCGCATCAGGGGTATCACCACCTGACGCAGACGCAGAACTTCGTCACCGCGCCGCAACTGTCGATGCTGGAGCGCCTGATGGACGCCGACCCGGCGGTTCCGACGTTCGTGTTTTGCCACGCCCCGCTCGCAAAGCACACCGACCTCGACCCGGATTGGGAGACGGGCTACACCAGCGCCTATCGGTTCACGCTCAACTACCCGTCCGTCCAGCACGTCCTCGAACGCGGCAACACGGTCCTCGTCAACTCCGGTCACTACTCCGCCGACCACGGCCGATCGGTCACCGAGGTCAACGGCGTCACCTACGCCGTCGCGCGCCATCTCGGCGGGAGCGACCCGACCTACGCGGGCGACGTGCGCTGGCTGACCGTGGACACCGAGAACTGCGAGGCGACGGTGACGTACTACGACCTCGATGCGGACGAGGAGGGCACCCTCGCCGAGGTTGCATGGTGA
- a CDS encoding universal stress protein: MTNTESRPRDSICDRIVLPTDGSEDAMAAVRATISFADRFGAALHVIHVVEFGELPPGVHDPETDEFSERGNDAVSTVTEMGAVISV, translated from the coding sequence TTGACAAACACGGAGTCGCGGCCAAGGGATTCCATATGCGACCGCATTGTACTCCCCACCGACGGTAGCGAGGACGCAATGGCTGCAGTCAGAGCGACGATCTCGTTCGCCGACCGATTCGGCGCGGCGTTACACGTCATCCACGTCGTAGAATTCGGGGAGCTACCACCGGGAGTCCACGACCCAGAGACGGACGAGTTTTCGGAGCGGGGGAACGATGCCGTGTCGACGGTCACCGAAATGGGCGCAGTCATCAGCGTCTAG
- a CDS encoding acyl-CoA mutase large subunit family protein — protein MFDEDDLAEISKRREEWEEETLRPSLERGERQDRFATVSNHEVDRLYTPADLDVDFLDDIGFPGAEPFTRGVYPTMYRGRTWTMRQFAGFGTAEETNERFHYLIDEGQTGLSTAFDMPSLMGLDSDDPMSIGEVGNEGVAVDTLRDMEILFDGIDIGEVSTSFTINPSAAVIYAMYIALADQQGVPRDEIRGTLQNDMLKEYIAQKEWVIPPRPAVSVVTDTIEFAVDETPNFYPVSVSGYHIREAGSTAAQEAAFTLADGFAYVEDCLDRGLDVDEFAPLLSFFFNSHNSIFEEIAKFRAARRIYARVMDDWYGAEDAAAKRLKFHTQTAGQSLTAQQPLNNIVRVTIQALAGVLGGTQSLHTNSFDEALALPSEKAVRVALRTQQIIADESGAADIVDPLGGSFAIEKLTNEMEAEIMAYITEIREMGDGSVREGVFDGIEGGYFHREIQDASYEYQQRVETGEEVVVGVNKYTIEEDTSLEIHSVDEATQDRQLERLARVKDERDDEAVASTLAALEDAIDEGENVMPWIVDAVKAYATMGEIMQVFEDHYGSYSEEAAPA, from the coding sequence ATGTTTGACGAAGACGACTTGGCGGAGATTTCTAAGCGACGGGAGGAGTGGGAAGAAGAGACGCTCCGCCCGTCTCTCGAACGGGGGGAGCGACAGGACAGGTTCGCAACGGTGTCAAACCACGAGGTCGACAGGCTCTACACGCCGGCGGACCTCGACGTGGATTTTCTGGACGACATCGGATTCCCCGGTGCGGAACCGTTCACACGGGGGGTGTACCCGACGATGTATCGCGGCCGGACGTGGACGATGCGACAGTTCGCCGGTTTCGGGACCGCAGAGGAGACGAACGAGCGCTTCCACTACCTCATCGACGAGGGACAGACCGGCCTGTCGACAGCGTTCGATATGCCCTCGCTGATGGGACTGGATTCGGACGACCCGATGAGCATCGGCGAAGTCGGCAACGAGGGCGTCGCCGTCGACACGCTTCGGGACATGGAGATTCTCTTCGACGGCATCGACATCGGCGAGGTTTCCACGTCGTTCACCATCAACCCCTCCGCGGCGGTCATCTACGCGATGTATATCGCGCTCGCCGACCAGCAGGGCGTCCCGCGCGACGAGATTCGCGGGACCCTCCAGAACGACATGCTCAAAGAGTATATCGCCCAGAAGGAGTGGGTCATCCCGCCGCGACCAGCGGTGTCCGTCGTCACAGACACTATCGAGTTTGCCGTCGACGAGACGCCGAACTTCTACCCGGTCTCCGTCTCGGGCTATCACATCCGCGAGGCGGGGTCGACCGCCGCACAGGAAGCCGCGTTCACCCTCGCCGACGGCTTTGCGTACGTGGAGGACTGTCTCGACCGGGGCCTCGACGTCGACGAGTTCGCACCGTTGCTCTCCTTTTTCTTCAACTCGCACAACTCTATCTTCGAGGAAATCGCGAAGTTCCGCGCCGCCAGGCGAATATACGCACGCGTGATGGACGACTGGTACGGTGCCGAGGACGCCGCGGCCAAACGCCTGAAGTTCCACACCCAGACCGCTGGCCAGTCACTCACCGCCCAGCAACCGCTGAACAACATCGTCCGGGTGACGATTCAGGCGCTCGCTGGCGTCCTCGGTGGCACGCAGAGCCTCCACACCAACAGTTTCGACGAAGCGCTCGCGCTCCCGAGCGAAAAGGCGGTCCGCGTTGCGCTCAGAACCCAGCAGATAATCGCCGACGAGTCTGGCGCGGCGGACATCGTGGACCCGTTGGGTGGTTCGTTCGCCATCGAGAAACTGACCAACGAGATGGAGGCAGAAATCATGGCCTACATCACCGAAATCCGGGAGATGGGCGACGGGTCTGTCAGGGAAGGGGTCTTCGACGGCATCGAAGGGGGCTACTTCCACCGCGAGATTCAGGACGCGAGTTACGAGTACCAACAGCGCGTCGAGACGGGCGAGGAAGTTGTCGTCGGCGTCAACAAGTACACTATCGAGGAGGACACCAGTCTCGAGATTCACAGCGTCGACGAGGCGACGCAGGACCGGCAACTCGAGCGGTTGGCACGGGTCAAAGACGAACGGGACGACGAGGCCGTCGCGTCGACGCTGGCCGCCCTCGAGGACGCTATCGACGAGGGCGAAAACGTCATGCCGTGGATCGTCGACGCCGTCAAGGCGTACGCCACGATGGGCGAGATTATGCAGGTGTTCGAGGACCACTACGGGTCCTACTCCGAAGAAGCCGCGCCAGCCTGA
- a CDS encoding archaea-specific SMC-related protein codes for MVPDASDSLTIAVENIGGIRSLQVTLDPGVSILTGRNATNRTSLLRATGAALGGSSGELKADADEGSVALSFDGTEYTRTYERDDQSIRVGGTPYTDDGILVDQYACLLADNPARVAVERGDRAALREFVMAPVDTAEVKATIERIQRDIEALRSDLEEAREQANRRPDLEKRLGARREELAEVRSALHSVRETVAEYEADADTAEAAEAVVEDLRSVREEYERVRQQLETQRSALESLETQRASVADDLANLTEPDADRDQLEDEISRLQRRERDIANTINNLLSVVEFNEGLTDEGVLPTADSDDDVSAALDPQRQTVECWTCGTRVERQQLDAQLDSLREVIDEKRRERNELNDEIRERRSALDKIRAATDQRQSLRDQLADIDAEITERESRIEALEERATEQRDRIEELETDAAASNDIRDSDLLEQYQRLSELEYERGQLEEQVESLEAELQSAREAAERTAELEARIEERRADRTDARNRIADLERRAVETFNEHMATVLDLLGYENVERIWIERRVEGTEDVDESAFALHVVRSTTDGTVYEDTVDHLSESEREVIGFVVALAGYLVHDVHETVPVMLLDSLEAIDADRIAALVSYFAEFVPYLVVALLPEDAAALPSRYDRIQMGEAPA; via the coding sequence ATGGTCCCCGACGCGTCCGACTCGTTGACGATAGCGGTAGAAAACATCGGTGGCATCCGCTCGCTGCAGGTGACGCTGGACCCCGGCGTGTCGATACTCACCGGTCGGAACGCCACCAACCGTACTTCCCTCCTCCGGGCGACTGGCGCCGCCCTCGGCGGTTCCTCGGGCGAACTGAAAGCCGACGCCGACGAGGGATCTGTCGCGCTCTCGTTCGACGGAACGGAGTACACCCGGACGTACGAGCGTGACGACCAGTCCATCCGCGTTGGCGGGACCCCGTACACCGATGACGGCATCCTCGTCGACCAGTACGCCTGTCTGCTCGCCGACAATCCCGCACGAGTGGCCGTCGAACGCGGTGACCGTGCGGCACTGCGCGAGTTCGTCATGGCTCCCGTCGACACGGCGGAAGTCAAAGCCACCATAGAGCGCATCCAGCGAGACATCGAGGCGCTACGTTCAGACCTCGAGGAGGCCCGGGAGCAAGCGAACCGCCGTCCGGACTTGGAGAAACGACTCGGCGCTCGTCGCGAAGAGTTGGCGGAGGTTCGCTCGGCTCTCCACTCTGTCCGGGAGACCGTCGCTGAGTACGAGGCCGACGCCGACACGGCCGAAGCGGCCGAAGCCGTCGTCGAGGACCTGCGTTCCGTCCGCGAGGAGTACGAGCGCGTTCGTCAGCAACTCGAAACACAGCGGAGCGCCCTCGAATCGCTGGAGACGCAGCGGGCGTCCGTCGCGGACGACCTGGCGAATCTGACGGAACCGGATGCCGACCGCGACCAGTTGGAAGACGAGATTTCGAGACTGCAACGTCGGGAGCGCGACATCGCGAACACCATCAACAATCTCCTCTCGGTCGTCGAGTTCAACGAGGGCCTGACCGACGAGGGCGTGCTGCCGACTGCCGACTCGGACGACGACGTTTCGGCCGCCCTCGACCCGCAACGGCAGACCGTCGAGTGTTGGACCTGCGGGACGCGCGTCGAACGCCAGCAACTCGACGCCCAACTCGACTCGCTCAGGGAGGTCATCGACGAGAAGCGGCGCGAGCGGAACGAACTGAACGACGAGATACGGGAGCGACGGTCCGCGCTCGACAAGATTCGAGCGGCGACGGACCAGCGGCAGTCTCTCAGGGACCAACTCGCCGACATCGACGCGGAGATAACGGAGCGGGAGTCGCGCATCGAGGCGCTCGAAGAACGGGCGACCGAACAGCGGGACCGCATCGAGGAGCTAGAGACCGACGCCGCGGCGTCTAACGACATCCGCGACAGCGACTTGCTGGAGCAATACCAACGACTCTCGGAACTGGAGTACGAACGCGGCCAACTCGAAGAGCAGGTCGAATCGCTCGAAGCGGAACTTCAGTCCGCGCGCGAAGCGGCCGAGCGAACTGCCGAACTGGAAGCCCGTATCGAAGAGCGCCGCGCGGACCGCACCGACGCACGTAACCGCATCGCCGACCTCGAACGGCGCGCCGTCGAGACGTTCAACGAGCACATGGCGACGGTCCTCGACTTGCTCGGCTACGAAAACGTCGAACGCATCTGGATAGAGCGCCGAGTCGAGGGGACTGAAGATGTCGACGAAAGCGCGTTCGCCCTCCACGTCGTCCGGTCGACGACGGACGGCACGGTTTACGAGGACACGGTCGACCACCTCTCGGAGTCCGAACGAGAGGTCATCGGGTTCGTCGTCGCCCTCGCGGGCTATCTCGTCCACGACGTTCACGAGACGGTGCCTGTGATGCTTCTGGACTCGCTGGAGGCCATCGACGCCGACCGAATCGCCGCGTTGGTGTCGTACTTCGCCGAGTTCGTCCCGTATCTCGTCGTCGCGCTCCTTCCGGAGGACGCCGCCGCGTTACCGTCACGGTACGACCGGATACAGATGGGCGAAGCGCCCGCCTGA
- the rdfA gene encoding rod-determining factor RdfA, which yields MSDREGVSASGTGCACKIGRNAEKYGIEGLDEELLRRRDDGASLRRLETVVNEMILRATLRRAETDVIGDVSTMYRRLTDDDASAGERTEVREWLTRAGGDPDALLDDFVSYQTVRTHLRECLDVDTNREATLTVEDAKGTVEWARSRSAGIVERTIERLQKTEGFHSGQVEVGHVIRVSCSDCGKSYPIERFLERGGCECDVSD from the coding sequence ATGAGCGACCGTGAGGGCGTCTCAGCGTCCGGTACGGGGTGTGCCTGTAAAATCGGCCGAAACGCCGAGAAGTACGGGATAGAGGGGCTCGACGAGGAGTTGCTGCGCCGTCGTGACGACGGAGCCAGCCTCCGGCGACTGGAGACAGTCGTCAACGAGATGATTCTCAGGGCGACGCTTCGGCGGGCCGAGACGGACGTCATCGGGGACGTTTCGACGATGTACCGACGACTCACCGACGACGACGCCAGCGCCGGTGAGCGGACCGAAGTCAGGGAGTGGCTCACGCGGGCCGGGGGCGACCCGGATGCGCTCCTCGACGATTTCGTCTCGTACCAGACCGTTCGGACTCACCTCCGAGAGTGCCTCGACGTCGACACGAACCGCGAGGCGACGCTCACCGTCGAGGACGCGAAGGGCACGGTCGAGTGGGCACGCTCCCGGAGTGCGGGCATCGTCGAACGGACTATCGAGCGACTACAGAAGACCGAAGGCTTCCACTCAGGTCAAGTCGAAGTCGGCCACGTCATCAGGGTGTCGTGCTCGGACTGTGGCAAGAGCTACCCGATAGAGCGGTTCCTCGAACGCGGCGGCTGTGAGTGTGATGTCTCCGATTAG
- a CDS encoding helix-turn-helix domain-containing protein, with the protein MSTILKASVPAEQFALAATFEAVPAVEFDVVRLVPRGPERVIPLLWATNADTESVHAAMADDPSATDVRLVSERTDTSLFQMHWTERIRFVTDVLSAENGVILSARGTSSEWTFRLLFPERQSVSATYEACDECDIDIRQIRPLDTDPSVDRVRLTDEQVATVRTAVDNGYYAVPQETKLQDLASELGVSHQAVSERLRRGHRALVETVVER; encoded by the coding sequence ATGAGCACCATCCTGAAAGCGAGCGTCCCGGCCGAGCAGTTCGCGCTGGCGGCGACGTTCGAGGCGGTACCGGCGGTGGAATTCGATGTCGTTCGACTGGTCCCGCGTGGACCGGAGCGAGTGATACCGTTGCTGTGGGCGACGAACGCCGATACCGAGTCCGTCCACGCCGCGATGGCCGACGATCCGAGTGCGACCGACGTTCGTCTCGTCTCCGAGCGAACCGACACGTCGCTGTTCCAGATGCACTGGACCGAACGGATTCGATTTGTCACAGACGTTCTCTCCGCGGAGAACGGAGTCATCTTGAGTGCGCGCGGGACGAGCAGTGAGTGGACCTTCCGCCTCCTCTTCCCGGAGCGACAGTCCGTTTCGGCGACCTACGAGGCCTGTGACGAGTGCGATATCGACATCCGACAGATCCGGCCGCTCGACACTGATCCGTCGGTCGACAGGGTGCGACTCACCGACGAACAGGTCGCGACCGTCAGGACCGCCGTCGACAACGGCTACTACGCGGTCCCCCAGGAGACGAAACTACAAGACCTCGCGTCCGAACTCGGCGTTTCCCATCAGGCGGTCTCAGAGCGTCTGCGACGGGGCCACCGGGCGCTCGTAGAGACGGTGGTCGAGCGGTAG
- a CDS encoding HalOD1 output domain-containing protein, whose amino-acid sequence MRNTQTYYVTHDFDGSAHLTTTLAHAIADVSGLDVTETGFTLYDHVDPDALDSLFTPKEDGTPRTNGMLTFTVRGHQVSVYSDGQIAIVPPRRGPARQQ is encoded by the coding sequence GTGCGGAACACGCAGACGTACTACGTCACCCACGACTTCGACGGTTCAGCCCATCTGACGACAACCCTGGCCCACGCTATCGCCGACGTGAGCGGACTAGACGTAACCGAAACCGGGTTTACGTTGTATGACCACGTAGATCCCGATGCCCTCGACTCCTTGTTTACGCCGAAGGAAGACGGAACGCCCCGGACGAACGGGATGCTGACGTTCACCGTCCGCGGGCATCAGGTGAGCGTCTACAGCGACGGGCAAATCGCCATCGTCCCACCACGACGCGGCCCGGCGAGACAGCAATAG
- a CDS encoding DUF7130 family rubredoxin-like protein, with protein sequence MTGDGETPAAESDAGATDAATSLSFGQVLYDEAGEPVGTVRGMEAGGVFLTTREGVEALSVQHARSGHTFGEAELMWRCTNCGEMGELDGGVPDTCPNCDAERERLMYWTED encoded by the coding sequence ATGACCGGTGACGGCGAAACCCCGGCAGCGGAATCGGACGCGGGAGCCACCGACGCGGCGACATCACTCTCGTTCGGGCAGGTCCTCTACGACGAGGCTGGCGAGCCAGTGGGAACGGTACGCGGGATGGAGGCGGGCGGCGTCTTTTTGACGACCCGCGAGGGCGTCGAGGCGCTCAGCGTCCAGCACGCCCGCTCGGGGCACACCTTCGGCGAAGCGGAACTGATGTGGCGGTGTACGAACTGCGGAGAGATGGGCGAACTGGACGGCGGCGTTCCCGACACGTGCCCCAACTGCGACGCGGAGCGTGAACGGTTGATGTACTGGACCGAGGACTGA
- a CDS encoding metal-dependent hydrolase → MGHFAMALLWATPAWAVWEGRVSLAFVAFALSTAMLPDVDLVLRSVLPVQHHGVTHTVVFVTAVALVTALLVEFGLKSRLEQLWLTERGYTVPRWALFAFVFGGLLLGGFSHLFADMLSAPDVAAPVEPFWPLFDKPWSVDLIWYNSSWWNAGLLAVGLSIHALAAYADRSAAHPWTLRRR, encoded by the coding sequence ATGGGTCACTTCGCCATGGCGCTGCTCTGGGCGACCCCCGCGTGGGCCGTCTGGGAGGGCCGCGTCAGTCTCGCGTTCGTGGCGTTCGCACTCTCGACGGCGATGCTTCCCGACGTGGATCTGGTGTTACGGTCGGTGCTCCCGGTGCAACATCACGGCGTCACGCACACGGTGGTCTTCGTGACCGCCGTCGCCCTCGTCACTGCCCTCCTCGTCGAGTTCGGACTCAAGTCGCGGTTGGAGCAACTGTGGCTGACGGAGCGTGGCTACACAGTGCCGAGGTGGGCGCTGTTCGCATTCGTCTTCGGCGGCCTCCTGCTCGGTGGCTTCAGTCACCTGTTCGCCGATATGCTTTCGGCCCCCGACGTCGCGGCCCCGGTGGAACCGTTCTGGCCGCTGTTCGACAAGCCCTGGTCGGTCGACCTCATCTGGTACAACTCGTCGTGGTGGAACGCAGGACTCCTGGCCGTCGGCCTGTCGATACACGCCCTCGCCGCGTACGCCGACCGGTCTGCTGCCCATCCGTGGACCCTCCGGCGGAGGTAA
- a CDS encoding HalOD1 output domain-containing protein, which translates to MDNELLLLHMHRNESNGYSRGYGHVDAPQTYVVKHDFGGTAALTTTLAHAIADVTGVDVTDAGFTLYDHVDPEALDRLFKPKADGSLRVDGYFTFTIWGNQVTVHSDGRIAIVPPQQPPQNR; encoded by the coding sequence ATGGACAACGAACTGTTGTTACTGCACATGCATCGCAACGAATCGAACGGCTATTCTCGCGGCTACGGCCACGTCGACGCCCCCCAGACTTACGTCGTCAAGCACGATTTCGGCGGGACTGCGGCGTTGACGACGACACTCGCCCACGCAATCGCCGACGTGACGGGGGTCGACGTCACGGATGCCGGATTCACGCTCTACGACCACGTCGACCCCGAGGCGCTGGACCGCCTGTTCAAACCGAAAGCGGACGGGTCGCTCCGGGTAGACGGCTATTTCACCTTCACCATCTGGGGCAATCAGGTCACGGTCCATAGCGACGGGCGTATCGCTATCGTCCCACCGCAACAGCCGCCACAGAACCGCTGA